The following coding sequences lie in one Aricia agestis chromosome 18, ilAriAges1.1, whole genome shotgun sequence genomic window:
- the LOC121736259 gene encoding uncharacterized protein LOC121736259, protein MYKPSFVDLHFDNFCEFIEKDTFLGSAIVAAYLKSTPKEKRLKNLSCPIPPGDYVYENMTVPPASIYKHFPFTNGRIYCNVTYLKKDLVLSFNVDMTLK, encoded by the exons ATGTACAAGCCGAGCTTCGTAGATCTACACTTCGATAACTTCTGCGAATTCATAGAGAAGGACACATTCCTGGGCTCGGCGATCGTGGCTGCATACTTGAAGTCCACGCCGAAGGAGAAACGTTTGAAGAATCTCAGCTGCCCCATTCCTCCG GGTGATTACGTGTACGAAAATATGACGGTGCCGCCGGCTTCCATATACAAGCATTTCCCCTTCACAAACGGCCGAATTTACTGCAACGTCACTTACCTGAAGAAGGACTTAGTTTTATCCTTTAATGTTGATATgacacttaaataa